One segment of Asaia bogorensis NBRC 16594 DNA contains the following:
- a CDS encoding cryptochrome/photolyase family protein has protein sequence MTDTPPSIVWFRDDLRLQDHPALDAASGRGGRILCVYVLDRSGTTRAQGRASLWFLHGALGSLRQTLKKHGGDCLILEGDPAEILPALAKETKADILYCHHRYQKEANAQDDAVSQALEKVGCDMKRLHGTVLRQPESVVTKTGTPYKIFSAWWKGFEGLGAPPSPIPAPSGLSFLPLSFTHGKKTKFAPCDIDKALLPTKPDWASKMGEYWDHGEEAAHEALDDFASGPLAHYDTGRNDMAAEESSRLSPYLRHGVLSPRQIWHHCKNKGEPADRETFLSELGWRDFSWYTLFHNPELPQRNLKKQFDSLNWRKSRKDLQAWQKGKTGIPVVDAGMRQLWETGWMHNRARMIVASFLAKHLLIDWRQGEAWFWDTLIDADPASNAVNWQWVAGTGIEASPFFRIFNPLRQSDKFDPKGDYIRRWVPELARLPDDAIAAPWQADKDVLERAGIRLGRDYPEPIVSLDEGRDRAMTAYRKTKGS, from the coding sequence ATGACCGACACGCCTCCCTCGATAGTATGGTTTCGCGATGACCTCAGGCTTCAGGATCATCCTGCACTTGATGCGGCCAGTGGGCGCGGCGGCAGAATTCTCTGTGTCTATGTGCTCGACCGTTCGGGTACGACCCGGGCACAGGGCCGAGCCAGCCTGTGGTTTCTTCACGGCGCTCTTGGCAGTTTACGCCAGACGCTGAAGAAACACGGAGGAGATTGCCTGATCCTTGAGGGGGATCCCGCCGAAATCCTGCCCGCTCTGGCAAAAGAGACGAAGGCCGACATTCTTTACTGCCATCATCGCTATCAGAAAGAAGCCAACGCGCAGGATGACGCCGTCTCTCAGGCGCTTGAAAAGGTTGGATGCGACATGAAGCGCCTGCACGGTACCGTGCTGCGCCAGCCGGAGTCCGTCGTGACCAAGACCGGCACACCCTACAAGATCTTCTCTGCCTGGTGGAAAGGATTCGAGGGATTGGGGGCCCCGCCTTCCCCCATACCTGCGCCTTCTGGCCTCTCTTTCCTGCCTCTCTCATTCACGCATGGCAAAAAGACGAAATTCGCGCCTTGCGATATCGACAAGGCCTTGCTTCCCACCAAGCCAGACTGGGCTTCGAAAATGGGGGAGTACTGGGATCATGGCGAAGAGGCCGCGCATGAGGCTCTGGACGATTTCGCCTCCGGCCCCCTTGCCCATTACGATACGGGCCGAAACGACATGGCCGCCGAAGAGAGTTCGCGGCTCTCACCCTATCTGCGTCATGGCGTGCTCTCACCCCGGCAAATCTGGCATCACTGCAAGAACAAGGGCGAGCCAGCCGATCGCGAGACCTTTCTGTCCGAACTCGGATGGCGTGATTTCTCGTGGTATACGCTGTTTCACAATCCGGAATTGCCACAGCGCAACCTCAAGAAGCAGTTCGACTCCCTGAACTGGCGCAAGAGCCGCAAGGATCTGCAGGCCTGGCAGAAGGGAAAGACGGGCATCCCGGTCGTGGATGCCGGGATGCGCCAGCTTTGGGAAACCGGCTGGATGCACAATCGGGCGCGCATGATCGTCGCCTCGTTTCTGGCCAAGCACCTGCTGATTGACTGGCGACAGGGAGAAGCCTGGTTCTGGGACACATTGATTGACGCCGACCCGGCGTCCAATGCTGTCAACTGGCAGTGGGTCGCGGGGACGGGCATCGAGGCATCACCCTTTTTCCGGATTTTCAATCCCCTTCGCCAGTCCGATAAATTCGACCCGAAGGGTGATTACATCCGGCGCTGGGTGCCAGAACTGGCCAGATTGCCCGATGACGCCATTGCTGCGCCATGGCAGGCAGACAAGGATGTTCTCGAGCGTGCCGGAATCAGGCTCGGGCGTGACTATCCAGAGCCGATTGTCTCTCTCGATGAGGGACGTGACAGGGCCATGACCGCCTATCGCAAGACGAAGGGTAGCTGA
- a CDS encoding DUF721 domain-containing protein, translating into MKRDSITDKGLSAPGSVRPARTRSGTGKSATASGSSTAQPTVDRERRTMTGRALGAILPQVTRPAFNRKPAPAVRLILDWAEIVGPALAAQTEPRKVSAGTLTIACTGPVALELQHLAPQLIERINSHCGPLRSGRDLRFDDGNQLVRKIRILQDPGIVRPATPAARPAPRPVAITGMKEGELQEVLSRLGGHILRRPRR; encoded by the coding sequence ATGAAGCGTGATTCCATAACGGACAAGGGGTTGAGTGCGCCGGGCTCCGTTCGACCCGCCCGGACACGGTCTGGCACTGGCAAATCAGCCACGGCCTCAGGCAGCTCGACCGCTCAGCCCACGGTAGATCGCGAGAGGCGCACCATGACAGGGCGCGCGCTCGGGGCGATCCTGCCTCAGGTCACACGTCCCGCCTTCAACCGCAAGCCCGCGCCGGCTGTCCGGCTTATTCTCGACTGGGCAGAAATTGTCGGGCCTGCCCTGGCTGCCCAGACCGAGCCACGCAAAGTGAGTGCGGGCACGCTGACGATTGCCTGTACCGGCCCGGTTGCGCTGGAACTCCAGCATCTTGCGCCCCAGCTTATCGAGCGGATCAACAGCCATTGTGGCCCCCTGCGGTCGGGGCGTGATCTGCGCTTTGATGATGGCAACCAGCTCGTCAGGAAGATCAGGATCCTGCAGGACCCGGGCATAGTAAGACCCGCCACGCCTGCGGCACGACCGGCGCCGCGACCCGTGGCCATTACGGGTATGAAGGAGGGGGAATTGCAGGAGGTTCTGTCGCGCCTGGGCGGGCATATCCTTCGCCGCCCCCGACGCTGA
- a CDS encoding beta strand repeat-containing protein: MAVVTVVGSSGMTVQVTVEGARMQTLASSYATQILNASNRGDLTSVDLVNGSNASPSSNGSVIQGVITTGGAFSVQGNYTNLIIGSQGAPLGSTAQNTPVSPLSAPVTVDGTGITASNLSVMAGTTAGTSFYAGNYNGTFVATMGNNLFDGSNHKGNWTIATGDGNDTIIAANGVNNIRAGDGQNVITLGSGTNFVGSEGQDTITGVENSSDTVTLLGGNSIVTLKSNSLVVDSALSGSQISVGINSTVFGGTGSTVNFTGSTGTIAGAIGDTISAAGNLQVYHGSDQAISVSGALQFISGTGNTSINAGLGTIWGANDLHANVNTSGLALFTANQPSTTGSQYIDASSSKGTLEAWTGAGNNTVIGTSGSDHFVFGTQFDGSNGDSFATVTGGDGAANTFGVLAGHNGGDITITDFGSAAGNMFFMYNYKPADADQAVKNLLATATVAGGNTTLQLDNNMKVTFLGVTDLKASNIVIS, from the coding sequence ATGGCGGTCGTAACGGTAGTTGGTTCGTCGGGTATGACCGTTCAGGTCACCGTCGAGGGTGCACGTATGCAGACGCTTGCGTCGAGCTACGCGACACAGATTCTCAATGCTTCAAATCGTGGCGATCTGACATCTGTCGATCTCGTCAACGGGTCCAATGCAAGCCCGTCCTCGAATGGCAGTGTGATCCAGGGTGTCATCACCACAGGCGGCGCCTTTTCGGTGCAGGGCAACTATACGAACCTGATCATCGGTTCGCAGGGTGCGCCCCTGGGTTCAACCGCCCAGAATACCCCGGTATCCCCCCTCTCCGCCCCAGTGACGGTCGATGGCACGGGCATCACGGCCAGCAATCTCTCGGTCATGGCAGGCACGACGGCTGGCACAAGCTTCTATGCCGGCAACTACAACGGCACGTTCGTTGCAACCATGGGCAACAACCTGTTCGATGGTTCGAACCACAAGGGCAACTGGACGATCGCAACGGGCGATGGCAATGACACGATCATTGCAGCGAACGGCGTGAACAACATCCGCGCAGGCGACGGTCAGAACGTCATCACCTTAGGCTCAGGTACCAACTTCGTGGGGTCGGAAGGTCAGGACACCATCACGGGCGTCGAAAACTCGTCCGACACCGTGACCCTGCTCGGCGGCAACTCGATCGTCACGCTCAAGTCCAACTCGCTGGTTGTCGACTCGGCTCTTTCGGGAAGCCAGATCTCGGTCGGCATCAACAGCACGGTCTTTGGCGGTACGGGTTCGACCGTCAACTTCACAGGGTCGACGGGCACCATCGCTGGCGCGATCGGCGATACCATTTCGGCCGCCGGCAATCTGCAGGTCTACCACGGCAGCGATCAGGCGATCAGCGTCTCGGGTGCCTTGCAGTTCATTTCCGGCACGGGCAACACCTCGATCAATGCTGGCCTCGGCACGATCTGGGGTGCAAACGATCTGCACGCCAACGTCAACACCAGTGGCTTGGCGCTCTTCACTGCGAACCAGCCCAGCACCACAGGCAGCCAGTACATCGATGCGTCCTCTTCCAAGGGCACGCTCGAGGCCTGGACGGGCGCAGGCAACAACACGGTTATCGGCACCTCGGGTTCCGATCACTTCGTGTTCGGCACGCAGTTCGATGGCTCCAATGGCGACAGCTTCGCAACCGTGACCGGTGGTGACGGTGCAGCCAACACCTTCGGTGTGCTGGCCGGCCATAACGGTGGTGACATCACCATCACCGACTTCGGCAGCGCTGCTGGCAACATGTTCTTCATGTATAACTACAAGCCTGCCGATGCCGATCAGGCCGTGAAGAACCTGCTCGCTACGGCAACTGTGGCCGGTGGCAACACCACCCTGCAGCTGGACAACAACATGAAGGTTACGTTCCTTGGCGTGACTGATCTGAAGGCTTCGAACATCGTCATCAGCTAA
- a CDS encoding glycosyltransferase, producing MHDFTNTKTSSGFDNPEASIEALRASAYLATTRADSLQAELRLTNQQLKLMRRSLSWRMMEPLRWVRALTLGRLPRGVPLDEAWEQWQDSYRTEGFFKAMSRFIDIGRVKRRLSRHSDQAGDPLFVPTKRQEQIMRRPAPRADRFLRPHYLLIADLGLQQCTKYRVTQKAELMRKLGWTVQIVDWQDSGEALSALQIATHVLFYRVPGVASVLSLISEAKRLGLQPRWEIDDLLFSKALYRRNGNLDTLDNTERQDLYQLADSYLLALQACGRGMASTEALAKEMRKIGIEDVLILENALDNQTLDVARQILANRMPRGDDRIIICYGSGSRAHDMDFKIAETGLIAAMKAEPRLELLLIGPLKISTGFAQFGSRVKRVNELSYAAYLEALSRADIAIAPLEETLFNDCKSNIKFLEAAILSLPSICSPTDTYKRVIRTGENGVLARSAEEWRDALLTLAHDPALRERMGETAKATALNLYAPERILTQQAEPVFGRPPSFGHKAPRILQVNVFMAPRSFGGATIVVEALLGPLAKAGFENSVMTTRPVFQDLPDGALRYRILDTDVFSVVAGRNGSSDNVTVARQIERWIDAWNVDLVHFHAIQEMGTGMARACQKRGIPYVISLHDCWWLSDNLFITRDDGQYHLERNDVPLAPGESTRANYLNERRKVMRQALAGAAAILSPSEEHKNLYVRNGVPAERIMINRNGFTWPSRPKAQREPGTKLRFGFVGGIGFVKGFELIRKVFEKLDRDDWELVLVDNTLNLGFPSIDTSEWLVKGTIKTVPAYNQAGLDDFYDQVDVLLFPSQWRESYGLTVREALSRDVWVISTAPGGQSEEIVDGVNGSLIPIINDPAPLQAAVEAILDQQERFDHYVNPNKASLPNYEDQAAELAALYNSLLKRSA from the coding sequence TTGCACGATTTTACCAATACGAAGACATCTTCCGGTTTTGATAATCCTGAAGCTTCGATCGAGGCGCTGCGGGCCTCTGCCTATCTGGCGACGACCCGCGCGGACTCACTCCAGGCCGAACTGCGTCTGACCAATCAGCAACTCAAGCTTATGCGTCGCTCACTCTCCTGGCGCATGATGGAGCCATTGCGCTGGGTTCGCGCCCTCACCCTGGGCCGCTTGCCACGCGGTGTACCGCTTGATGAAGCGTGGGAGCAGTGGCAGGATTCTTACCGTACCGAGGGTTTTTTCAAAGCGATGAGTCGCTTTATCGACATCGGACGCGTCAAACGCAGACTTTCACGTCATAGTGATCAGGCAGGCGATCCGCTCTTCGTTCCGACAAAGCGCCAGGAACAGATCATGCGTCGGCCAGCACCGCGGGCCGACCGGTTTCTGCGCCCTCATTATTTGCTGATCGCCGATCTCGGACTCCAGCAATGCACCAAATATCGCGTCACGCAAAAAGCCGAGCTGATGCGAAAGCTTGGCTGGACGGTCCAGATCGTGGATTGGCAGGATAGCGGTGAAGCGCTCTCCGCCCTCCAGATCGCAACGCACGTCCTTTTCTATCGCGTCCCCGGCGTTGCCTCGGTCCTGTCACTCATCAGTGAGGCCAAGCGTCTCGGTTTGCAGCCGCGTTGGGAAATCGATGACCTGCTTTTCAGCAAGGCTCTATATCGCCGCAACGGTAATCTAGATACGTTGGATAACACCGAGCGTCAGGACCTTTATCAGCTTGCCGATTCTTATCTGCTTGCTTTACAGGCCTGCGGCCGAGGCATGGCCTCGACCGAGGCTTTGGCCAAGGAGATGCGTAAGATTGGCATCGAGGATGTTCTGATTCTCGAAAATGCGCTTGATAACCAGACGCTCGATGTCGCGCGCCAGATCCTTGCGAACCGGATGCCTCGGGGCGACGACCGCATCATCATATGCTATGGCTCGGGAAGCCGTGCGCATGACATGGATTTCAAGATAGCCGAAACGGGACTGATCGCGGCCATGAAAGCCGAGCCGCGTCTTGAGCTTCTGCTGATCGGACCGCTCAAGATCTCAACCGGTTTTGCCCAGTTTGGCTCTCGTGTGAAACGGGTCAATGAACTGTCCTATGCAGCTTATCTCGAAGCCCTTTCCAGGGCCGACATAGCCATAGCACCGCTTGAGGAGACGCTTTTCAACGACTGCAAGAGCAATATCAAGTTCCTCGAGGCGGCGATTCTGTCCTTGCCCTCCATCTGCTCACCGACCGACACCTATAAGCGCGTTATCAGGACCGGAGAGAACGGTGTGCTTGCGCGTAGTGCGGAGGAATGGCGCGATGCGCTTCTTACCCTAGCCCATGATCCTGCCCTGCGTGAGCGTATGGGAGAGACCGCGAAAGCAACCGCTCTGAATCTCTACGCCCCGGAGCGGATTCTGACCCAGCAGGCAGAACCTGTTTTCGGTCGCCCGCCGTCTTTCGGACACAAGGCGCCTCGCATTCTTCAGGTCAATGTCTTCATGGCACCGCGTTCATTTGGCGGGGCTACAATCGTGGTAGAGGCACTTCTTGGCCCGCTTGCCAAGGCGGGGTTTGAAAACAGTGTCATGACCACGCGCCCTGTCTTCCAGGATCTGCCTGACGGCGCCCTGCGTTACAGAATTCTGGATACGGATGTTTTTTCAGTCGTCGCAGGCCGCAACGGGTCATCAGATAATGTCACTGTGGCACGACAGATCGAGCGATGGATTGACGCCTGGAATGTTGATCTCGTGCATTTCCACGCCATTCAGGAAATGGGGACAGGCATGGCACGGGCCTGTCAGAAACGCGGTATCCCCTATGTGATCAGCCTTCATGATTGCTGGTGGCTATCGGATAATCTGTTCATCACACGTGACGATGGCCAATATCACCTGGAGAGAAACGACGTGCCCTTGGCACCCGGCGAATCCACACGGGCCAATTACCTGAACGAGCGCCGCAAAGTCATGCGTCAGGCTCTCGCCGGCGCTGCCGCCATCTTGAGCCCGTCGGAGGAACACAAGAACCTCTATGTGCGCAATGGCGTCCCCGCCGAGCGCATCATGATCAATCGAAACGGATTCACCTGGCCGTCCCGCCCCAAGGCGCAGCGAGAGCCCGGCACGAAGTTGCGTTTCGGATTTGTAGGTGGCATCGGCTTCGTCAAGGGTTTCGAACTGATACGCAAGGTGTTCGAGAAGCTCGATCGCGACGACTGGGAGCTGGTACTCGTCGATAACACGCTCAATCTCGGCTTTCCCTCAATCGACACCTCGGAATGGCTGGTCAAAGGCACGATCAAGACCGTTCCTGCCTATAATCAGGCTGGTCTTGATGATTTCTACGATCAGGTTGATGTGCTTCTTTTCCCTTCGCAATGGCGCGAAAGCTACGGCCTGACAGTCCGTGAGGCTCTCTCACGTGACGTATGGGTGATCTCCACCGCTCCCGGAGGACAGTCCGAGGAGATCGTGGATGGCGTGAATGGCTCGCTGATCCCGATCATCAACGATCCTGCCCCGCTTCAGGCGGCTGTAGAGGCGATTCTCGACCAGCAGGAGCGCTTCGATCATTATGTAAACCCGAACAAGGCGAGTCTCCCCAACTATGAGGATCAGGCCGCAGAGCTGGCCGCTCTGTATAACTCTCTCCTCAAGCGCTCAGCCTGA
- a CDS encoding A/G-specific adenine glycosylase: MTPSAFALLDWYARQRRVLPWRALAGQTADPYAVWLSEIMLQQTTVVTVMPYFERFLKHYPTIEDLAHAPLQEVLAAWAGLGYYSRARNLHACAQQVAAIGAFPRSVEGLQALPGIGAYTARAIASIAFAVPVVPVDGNVERITARLHAVDAPLPGARKHLDRLAASLNLDPAAQEAPGDFTQALFDLGAGICTPRRPSCLVCPWREPCKAHASGDPARFPVRAPRKVRPERYGVVFRLVDRQGAVWLRHRPATGLLGGMAELPGTAWQDDPVAIEAALQAAPVALSMADDLTWKVAGQIRHVFTHFGLNLTVIAVQMDDFGPLHNQEGFACPHDALGKQALPSVMQKCLALPA; this comes from the coding sequence GTGACTCCTTCTGCTTTTGCCCTTCTGGACTGGTATGCGCGCCAACGACGCGTTCTGCCCTGGCGTGCCCTCGCAGGGCAGACTGCCGATCCCTATGCCGTCTGGCTGAGCGAGATCATGCTGCAGCAAACGACGGTCGTTACGGTTATGCCGTATTTCGAGCGGTTTCTGAAGCATTATCCCACCATTGAAGATCTGGCCCACGCACCCTTGCAGGAGGTGCTCGCGGCCTGGGCGGGGCTTGGCTATTACAGCCGGGCGCGTAACCTGCATGCCTGTGCGCAGCAGGTGGCGGCAATCGGCGCGTTTCCGCGTTCGGTGGAAGGGCTGCAGGCGCTGCCCGGTATCGGGGCCTATACGGCGCGGGCTATTGCGTCCATTGCGTTTGCCGTGCCGGTCGTTCCGGTTGACGGCAATGTCGAGCGTATCACGGCCAGACTGCACGCGGTCGACGCGCCCCTGCCGGGCGCTAGAAAACATCTCGATCGGCTCGCGGCATCGCTCAATCTCGATCCTGCGGCGCAGGAGGCTCCCGGTGATTTCACACAAGCCCTGTTCGATCTCGGGGCAGGGATTTGCACGCCGCGTCGTCCTTCCTGTCTCGTCTGCCCTTGGCGTGAGCCCTGCAAGGCCCATGCCTCGGGCGACCCGGCACGTTTTCCGGTTCGCGCGCCACGCAAGGTCAGGCCTGAACGCTATGGCGTTGTTTTCCGGCTTGTAGATCGTCAGGGCGCGGTCTGGTTGCGTCATCGTCCGGCGACGGGATTGCTGGGTGGCATGGCTGAACTACCGGGCACTGCCTGGCAGGATGACCCCGTCGCCATCGAGGCGGCGTTGCAGGCTGCGCCAGTTGCCCTGAGCATGGCTGATGATCTGACATGGAAAGTCGCTGGACAGATCCGGCATGTTTTCACACATTTCGGGCTGAATCTGACGGTCATCGCTGTGCAGATGGATGATTTCGGGCCGCTCCATAATCAGGAGGGTTTTGCCTGCCCGCATGACGCTCTAGGCAAACAGGCTCTTCCGAGCGTCATGCAGAAATGTCTTGCCCTGCCGGCGTGA
- a CDS encoding DUF1328 domain-containing protein: MDLLRWTIVFLILALLAGVLGFGGISADFASIGKILFFIFLVLFVLSFVFGRGRMR; the protein is encoded by the coding sequence ATGGATCTGCTGCGCTGGACTATCGTCTTTCTGATTCTCGCCCTTCTGGCCGGTGTCCTCGGCTTTGGCGGTATTTCGGCCGACTTCGCGTCGATCGGCAAGATCCTGTTCTTTATCTTCCTCGTGCTGTTCGTCCTCAGCTTCGTCTTTGGCAGAGGCCGCATGCGCTGA
- a CDS encoding NAD(+) synthase — translation MSTFRSLYRHGFARVAACTVPVRLADPQHNVERIVALASHCAKEGAVLAVFPEMCLSGYAIDDLRQQDALLDGVVNALKLLADRSRDWSSVVIVGAPLVQRGRLFNCAVVLHRGKVLGVVPKTYLPNYREFYDSRHFISGAGIIQETIRLGEQTVPFGTDLLFEADDLPDFTLGIEICEDLWVPSPPSTAMAMAGATVIGNPSASTITIGKSEDRHLLCRAQSQRALCAYVYAAAGAGESTTDVAWDGQVSIYEAGRLLGESARFPKTAQVTFADIDLDLLRQERMRMGSFHDCARAQEQRSWRRIAVTLAPPQRDLGFQRDVPRFPFVPENEARLDQDCYEAWTIQVRALTQRLETSGVERAVIGVSGGLDSTLALLVAARAADEMGWDRNRIHAYTMPGFATGSMSLSLAHELMKALGVEAHELDIRPTAMQMLETIEHPFAAGEAVHDVTFENVQAGLRTDFLFRLANQCNGIVIGTGDLSELALGWCTYGVGDQMSHYNVNAGMPKTLIQHLIRWLAQQQNLGPGIAPVLERIVSAEITPELVPADDKGVQKTEEKIGPYPLQDFNLYYTLRYGFRPDKILFLALQAWEDKDRGIWPAHYPQDRRVAYDAPEIKRWLTLFIKRFFGFSQFKRSAMPNGPKLSSGGSLSPRGEWRAPSDGTAAAWLAELETLEF, via the coding sequence ATGAGCACGTTCCGATCGCTTTACCGGCACGGCTTTGCACGTGTTGCGGCCTGCACAGTCCCTGTTCGCCTCGCAGATCCACAACATAATGTGGAACGGATTGTCGCGCTGGCCTCACATTGTGCGAAAGAGGGGGCCGTACTCGCTGTCTTTCCGGAAATGTGCCTCTCCGGTTATGCGATCGACGATCTGAGGCAGCAGGACGCTCTACTTGATGGCGTTGTCAACGCCCTCAAGTTGCTTGCCGATCGCTCAAGGGACTGGAGCAGTGTTGTTATAGTCGGGGCGCCGCTTGTCCAGCGTGGGCGGCTGTTCAACTGTGCGGTCGTTCTGCATCGCGGAAAGGTGCTTGGTGTCGTGCCCAAGACCTATCTGCCCAATTACCGCGAATTCTATGACTCCAGACATTTCATCTCGGGCGCGGGGATTATCCAGGAGACCATCAGACTGGGTGAACAGACTGTGCCTTTCGGCACTGACCTCTTGTTTGAAGCCGATGACCTGCCCGATTTCACCCTCGGCATAGAGATCTGCGAGGATCTCTGGGTCCCCAGCCCGCCAAGCACCGCCATGGCCATGGCCGGTGCTACGGTGATCGGCAACCCGTCAGCCAGCACGATCACGATCGGCAAGTCGGAAGATCGTCACCTGCTGTGCCGCGCCCAGTCGCAGCGTGCCCTCTGTGCTTATGTCTATGCAGCAGCCGGTGCCGGTGAATCCACGACCGATGTCGCATGGGATGGACAGGTCTCGATTTATGAGGCTGGTCGCCTTCTTGGTGAATCGGCTCGTTTTCCAAAAACCGCTCAGGTGACGTTCGCTGATATCGACCTGGATCTGCTGCGCCAGGAACGCATGCGTATGGGCAGTTTTCATGACTGCGCGCGTGCGCAGGAGCAACGGAGCTGGCGGCGTATTGCCGTGACACTCGCCCCGCCACAACGTGATCTCGGTTTTCAGCGCGACGTACCCCGATTTCCCTTCGTGCCTGAAAACGAAGCGCGGCTCGATCAGGATTGCTATGAAGCCTGGACCATTCAGGTTCGCGCGCTCACTCAACGACTGGAGACCAGCGGCGTTGAACGCGCCGTGATTGGCGTTTCAGGCGGTCTGGATTCGACGCTCGCCCTTCTGGTGGCCGCACGAGCGGCCGATGAGATGGGCTGGGACCGCAATCGCATCCATGCCTACACCATGCCGGGATTCGCGACGGGCAGTATGAGCCTCTCCCTGGCACATGAGTTGATGAAAGCTCTCGGAGTCGAGGCCCATGAGCTCGACATACGCCCGACCGCCATGCAGATGCTCGAGACCATTGAGCATCCTTTTGCAGCGGGCGAGGCCGTGCATGACGTCACGTTTGAAAACGTGCAGGCCGGTCTGCGTACGGACTTTCTGTTCAGACTGGCGAATCAGTGCAATGGCATCGTGATCGGCACCGGTGATCTGTCAGAGCTTGCGCTGGGCTGGTGCACCTATGGTGTTGGCGACCAGATGTCGCATTACAACGTCAATGCAGGCATGCCCAAGACGCTGATCCAGCATCTGATACGCTGGCTCGCGCAGCAGCAGAATCTCGGGCCAGGCATCGCCCCGGTACTGGAGCGCATTGTCTCGGCCGAAATAACGCCAGAGCTGGTGCCCGCGGACGATAAAGGCGTACAGAAAACAGAAGAAAAGATCGGACCTTATCCGCTTCAGGACTTCAATCTTTACTATACGCTTCGCTATGGCTTCAGACCTGACAAGATTCTTTTTCTTGCATTACAGGCTTGGGAAGACAAGGACCGCGGTATCTGGCCCGCTCACTATCCCCAGGATCGCCGCGTGGCTTACGACGCTCCTGAGATAAAGCGCTGGCTGACCCTGTTCATCAAACGGTTCTTCGGGTTCAGCCAGTTCAAACGCTCGGCTATGCCCAATGGGCCGAAACTTTCTTCGGGTGGAAGCCTGTCGCCACGTGGCGAGTGGCGCGCCCCTTCTGACGGGACTGCCGCGGCATGGCTTGCGGAGCTGGAGACTCTCGAGTTCTGA